DNA from Parvularcula marina:
TCGGACGGCACCCCGCCAAAACCGCAATTGCCGCGCCGTTGCGGCACCTCACCAGAGGTGAAATAGCTCATCGCGAAATGGCTGAGGGAGGCAAGGCCGCAGTCGAGTAATGAAACATCAATATACTGACCATTACCGCCTTGTGTGTCGCGATGATAAAGCGCGGCCTGAATGGCATTCGCGGTGTAAAGGCTGGTCAGAATATCCACCATGGAGATGCCGACCCGCATTGGCCCTCCGCCGGGTTTGCTGTCCGCATGGCCGGAGACATTCATCATCCCGCTCATGGCCTGGAAAATACCGTCATAGCCCGGGCGATCCGCCATCGGACCGGTCTGGCCAAATCCTGTCACGGAGCAATAGATGATCCGTGGGTTGACGGCTTTGATATCCTCATACCCAAGGCCATATCGCTCAAGCGTGCCGACCTTGAAATTCTCAATGAAAACATCGCTGTTCTCTGCTATCGACAGGATCAGGTCGCGGCCATCGGCCTTGCTGAAGTCGATCGCGATCGACCGCTTGTTCCGGTTGCAACTGAGGTAAAAGGCGGAGACTTGTGTCTCGCTGCCGTCCGGCCGTTTCAGGAAGGGCGGCCCATATGTGCGCGACTCATCGCCGACGCCCGGCCGTTCGACCTTGATGATCTCTGCTCCCAGATCGCCGAGCAATTGCGTTGCAAGCGGCGCGGCGAGGATGCGGCTGACATCAAGAACCCTGACCCCTTGGAGGGCTTCCGGCGACATCCATGCGCCTCCCTGTTCAATTCTTCTATCTCTTCGTCGCCGGGAATGTCTGGGGCTTCAAGCGTTTGCGCTGCCGGGCGCGGTGAACATCGTCACCATGATATATTGGCCCGGGCAGGTAGTCCGCTGACGATTGATAGTCGATATCACAAGAGGAAAACCCCGCGTGGTGGAGATATTCTATGAGCGAGCCATTCATTCTATACGAAAAGGCGGGCCGTATAGTAACTATCACGATGAATCGACCTGATCGGCGCAATGCCGTGGGGACGTTTGAGGATTGCGAAGAGCTGATTGACGCTTTCAGCAAGGCGGAGGCTGACGAGGAAGTATCCGTCATTATACTGACAGGAGCGGGCACGGCTTTTTCTGCCGGCGGGGATGTCAATGGTATGCGCGAGAGAAACGGTATCGGTCCGTTAGAAACGGCGGCTGATACGCGTGCGAATTACCGGCGAGGTGTCCAGAAAATACCGCTCATGCTGGCGGAGTTGGAGGTGCCGACCATTGCGGCGATAAATGGCCACGCGATCGGTTTCGGCTGTGATCTGGCGGCGCTTTGCGATATGCGGGTTGCCTCCAGCGAGGCGAAACTGGCGGCGAGTTTTATCAAGGTCGGGATCGTGCCGGGGGATGGTGGCGC
Protein-coding regions in this window:
- a CDS encoding crotonase/enoyl-CoA hydratase family protein, producing MSEPFILYEKAGRIVTITMNRPDRRNAVGTFEDCEELIDAFSKAEADEEVSVIILTGAGTAFSAGGDVNGMRERNGIGPLETAADTRANYRRGVQKIPLMLAELEVPTIAAINGHAIGFGCDLAALCDMRVASSEAKLAASFIKVGIVPGDGGAWTLPRVIGYPRAAEMMLTGDAITAVEAFQYGLVNKVVEPDEVMPEALALAERIAVNPSRSVRLAKRLLIEGRHNRLKDMLEISAAFQAIAHETADHREALEAFVEKRKPNFTGE
- a CDS encoding CaiB/BaiF CoA transferase family protein, which translates into the protein MSPEALQGVRVLDVSRILAAPLATQLLGDLGAEIIKVERPGVGDESRTYGPPFLKRPDGSETQVSAFYLSCNRNKRSIAIDFSKADGRDLILSIAENSDVFIENFKVGTLERYGLGYEDIKAVNPRIIYCSVTGFGQTGPMADRPGYDGIFQAMSGMMNVSGHADSKPGGGPMRVGISMVDILTSLYTANAIQAALYHRDTQGGNGQYIDVSLLDCGLASLSHFAMSYFTSGEVPQRRGNCGFGGVPSESFDCSDGMIFLTAGNQRQFASLCHALGRPELLDDPLFAAPSQRVINRDPLSVELSAEFAKKTTAEAFALLDKAGVPTGRVNDLREAIAEPQIQHREMVRNIPHPDSGELSILSNPLRFSGTPVKRYAPPPAIGEHTTQILGEIGLQEEEIDALCRKGIITAAEDTTND